A region of the Candidatus Bathyarchaeota archaeon genome:
AGGCTAAGGCGTAGGTTAAGGCGTCTAGGGCTGAATCCACGCTTATATCCTCGTAGAAGGCAGGGGATCTCGTCTCCAAAGTTTTCGTTAGTGCTTTACACGCCGATACCTCGCTGACGCCTAAATACTTGGTCATAATATGGTATGCTCCTATGATGGCTGAAACAGGTATTAAGATCCTCCTCTTCCACGCCAAAGCTTCCCTTAAAAAATTGAAGGCTTCATCCCTAGCTGGATTCTTGAAGTGGGCTATGACGATTAGGCCTGTATCGGCTATTCCTTCGATAGGCCCAATTTTCTGAGGCAGTAGCTCCTTGAAAGCCATTTAGAATCGCCTCCGCAGGGCTCGTTGACGAAGGCTTCAGGTGCCTCCCGCATCAAATATTCGGAAAGCTCATCGATCCTCCCTTCTAGGTCCAGGCTCCTCGGCCTAAGCACTATTTCGCCCCCTTTAACGATAAGCTCTAAGGCCGTGTTAGGCTTTAACCCGAGCCTCCCCCTAACCTCCTTGGGTATAAGCACTCTCCCGTACCTATCGATAACTACCGCCAAACTATTCACCAATTGGAAAGATATTTGGCAATAATATAAAGTTTTCCTCAAGCACGCCGATACCAGCGAGACGGGGAGCTCGAGGGGCCAACCCTGGTCCATACACCTCACAAAGCTTCAAGGATGAAGCACTCAC
Encoded here:
- a CDS encoding PIN domain-containing protein, whose product is MAFKELLPQKIGPIEGIADTGLIVIAHFKNPARDEAFNFLREALAWKRRILIPVSAIIGAYHIMTKYLGVSEVSACKALTKTLETRSPAFYEDISVDSALDALTYALAYKIESWDGYIIYLARIHGAPVIYSVDGELARKVREVAVLNPIPANVFERYNRWMEEKLNFRSKPSP
- a CDS encoding AbrB/MazE/SpoVT family DNA-binding domain-containing protein, with translation MAVVIDRYGRVLIPKEVRGRLGLKPNTALELIVKGGEIVLRPRSLDLEGRIDELSEYLMREAPEAFVNEPCGGDSKWLSRSYCLRKLGLSKE